A DNA window from Thermosynechococcaceae cyanobacterium Okahandja contains the following coding sequences:
- the rlmD gene encoding 23S rRNA (uracil(1939)-C(5))-methyltransferase RlmD, translated as MSTWQQGAVLELTIDTLNHTGSGVGRWQGRVVFVPDAVPGDRLRVRLQHVKPQYAHSVLLEVLAPSPARVRSACIVADKCGGCQWQCVDYPTQLAAKEELVHGAIARIAQVQPQTFFPIVAAPAPLGYRNKVTYPLGRRHGQVVAGYYQKGSHRIVNLNQCPVQDPRLNPLLATIKADLHPWPIYDETTAAPGFRHLGLRIGQRTGEQLITLVLAGELPPDVPAQAQRWYEQFADVVGVCVNFNSQRGNRIFGHYTQVLAGRSYLREILAGVEFHIGATTFFQVNTAQAERLIEILRDWLGLRGTEHLLDLYCGIGTLSLPLARLAGRVTGVECHADSVIQAIATARHNGLTNTEFICAAAEEWLPQWRQAVDVILLDPPRKGCDRAVLAAILEQRPPRIVYVSCHPATLARDLGYLCAAGGYHLLKVQPLDMFPQTAHVETIALLSAP; from the coding sequence ATGAGTACTTGGCAACAGGGTGCAGTCCTAGAGTTAACCATTGACACCCTGAACCATACGGGGAGTGGTGTGGGGCGTTGGCAAGGTCGGGTCGTGTTTGTGCCCGATGCGGTTCCGGGCGATCGCCTGCGGGTGCGCCTGCAACACGTCAAACCCCAGTACGCCCACAGCGTCCTCCTAGAAGTTCTTGCCCCTTCGCCCGCCCGGGTGCGGTCTGCCTGTATTGTGGCGGACAAGTGTGGCGGTTGCCAGTGGCAGTGTGTGGACTATCCCACCCAGTTAGCCGCTAAAGAAGAACTTGTCCACGGGGCGATCGCCCGCATTGCTCAGGTACAGCCACAAACCTTTTTCCCCATTGTGGCCGCTCCGGCTCCCTTAGGCTATCGCAACAAAGTGACCTACCCCTTGGGTCGCCGCCATGGCCAAGTTGTGGCGGGCTACTATCAAAAAGGCTCGCACCGCATTGTCAACCTCAACCAATGTCCGGTGCAAGACCCGCGCCTCAATCCGCTGTTGGCCACTATTAAAGCGGATTTGCACCCATGGCCCATTTACGATGAAACGACGGCAGCCCCCGGGTTTCGTCATCTGGGGTTGCGCATTGGTCAGCGCACGGGTGAACAACTGATTACCCTAGTGTTGGCGGGGGAACTGCCCCCGGACGTTCCGGCGCAAGCCCAGCGCTGGTACGAGCAGTTTGCCGATGTGGTGGGGGTCTGCGTGAACTTCAATTCCCAGCGGGGCAATCGCATCTTTGGCCACTACACTCAGGTGTTGGCGGGGCGATCGTACCTGCGGGAAATTCTGGCGGGGGTTGAATTTCACATTGGCGCGACCACGTTTTTTCAGGTCAACACCGCCCAAGCAGAGCGGCTGATTGAAATTCTGCGGGATTGGCTAGGGTTAAGGGGCACAGAGCACCTACTAGATTTGTACTGCGGCATTGGCACCCTGAGCCTGCCCTTGGCGCGCTTAGCCGGTCGGGTCACAGGGGTTGAGTGCCACGCTGACTCCGTGATCCAAGCGATCGCCACCGCCCGCCACAATGGCTTAACCAATACCGAATTTATTTGTGCGGCTGCCGAAGAGTGGCTGCCCCAATGGCGGCAGGCTGTTGATGTGATCCTGCTGGATCCGCCCCGCAAAGGGTGCGATCGCGCCGTTCTTGCAGCCATTTTAGAACAGCGACCGCCGCGCATTGTCTATGTGAGTTGTCATCCCGCCACCTTGGCGCGAGATTTAGGGTATCTGTGCGCAGCCGGTGGCTACCACCTCCTCAAGGTTCAGCCGCTGGATATGTTTCCCCAGACGGCGCACGTGGAAACCATAGCCCTCCTGAGCGCTCCCTAG
- the purB gene encoding adenylosuccinate lyase — protein sequence MIERYTLAPMGNLWTDAYKFQTWLDVELAVCEAQAELGYIPAEAVAEIKAKAAFEPQRVLEIEAEVKHDVIAFLTNVNENVGDAGRYIHLGLTSSDVLDTGLALQLVASLTLLQEHLEYLIQAVRHRAQEHRYTVMVGRSHGIHAEPITFGFKLAGWLAELLRHRDRLCQLQRTIAVGKISGAVGTYANIDPRVEAIACQKLGLQPDTASTQVISRDRHADYAQTLALVGATLERFAVEIRNLQRTDVLEVEEFFSKGQKGSSAMPHKRNPIRSERLTGLARVLRGNAMAALENVALWHERDISHSAVERVILPDSSILCHFMLVEMTDLIQHLQVYPENMRRNMNCYGGVIFSQRVLLALVEKGLSREAAYALVQKHAHAAWNRSDGDFAANLKNDPAVLQYLSVAELEACFNPEHHLKHLEEIYQRLSI from the coding sequence ATGATTGAACGTTACACCCTTGCCCCCATGGGGAACCTTTGGACCGATGCCTACAAATTCCAAACGTGGCTTGATGTGGAACTCGCCGTTTGTGAAGCACAAGCTGAGCTAGGCTATATTCCTGCCGAGGCTGTTGCTGAGATTAAGGCCAAAGCCGCCTTTGAACCGCAGCGGGTGCTGGAAATTGAGGCGGAGGTGAAGCACGATGTCATTGCCTTCCTCACGAATGTCAATGAAAATGTTGGCGATGCGGGTCGCTACATTCACCTTGGTTTGACCAGTTCTGATGTGTTGGATACTGGCCTCGCCTTGCAGTTGGTGGCCAGCCTCACGTTACTGCAAGAGCACCTCGAGTATCTGATTCAAGCGGTGCGCCATCGCGCCCAAGAACATCGCTATACGGTGATGGTGGGGCGCAGCCATGGCATTCATGCGGAACCCATTACGTTTGGCTTTAAGTTGGCTGGCTGGCTAGCAGAACTGCTGCGTCATCGCGATCGCCTGTGCCAGTTGCAGCGCACGATTGCTGTGGGCAAAATTTCGGGGGCAGTGGGAACCTACGCCAACATTGACCCCCGGGTAGAAGCCATTGCCTGCCAAAAGCTAGGCCTGCAACCGGATACGGCTTCAACGCAGGTCATTTCCCGCGATCGCCACGCCGACTATGCCCAGACCCTTGCCTTGGTGGGGGCCACCCTCGAGCGCTTTGCCGTCGAAATTCGCAACCTGCAGCGCACCGATGTTCTCGAAGTCGAAGAATTTTTCTCGAAGGGGCAAAAGGGTTCTTCCGCCATGCCCCACAAACGCAACCCGATTCGTTCCGAGCGCTTAACAGGCTTAGCGCGGGTACTGCGGGGCAACGCCATGGCGGCGCTTGAAAACGTTGCCCTGTGGCATGAGCGGGATATTTCCCACAGTGCGGTGGAGCGGGTGATTCTGCCCGACAGTTCCATCCTGTGCCACTTTATGCTGGTTGAGATGACCGACCTGATTCAACATCTACAGGTCTATCCCGAGAATATGCGCCGCAATATGAACTGCTACGGCGGCGTGATCTTTAGTCAGCGGGTGTTGCTGGCACTGGTGGAAAAAGGGCTGAGTCGCGAAGCGGCCTATGCCCTAGTGCAAAAACATGCCCATGCGGCCTGGAACCGCAGCGACGGCGACTTTGCTGCCAACCTCAAAAACGACCCAGCGGTGTTGCAGTACCTCAGTGTTGCCGAGCTAGAGGCCTGTTTTAACCCCGAGCACCACCTCAAACACCTTGAAGAAATTTACCAGCGCCTGAGCATTTGA
- a CDS encoding alpha/beta hydrolase, with amino-acid sequence MLKRLSPWFVALALPMGAMVMTPAKAANYVSITYGPFQRSFPMSELEEYVATQQATGEFRALMRLVPKDDQAKLIEFLGMRLPFNVVQVNGILNSPIGKDLLKQFSQVTIRRDKAGEVALRGAMLTAASSPEGLSMMSFLKNYPAETINLDLRKLNRMLKDQSGLMGMLGNLRP; translated from the coding sequence ATGCTTAAGCGTCTTTCGCCTTGGTTCGTTGCTCTGGCGCTGCCCATGGGGGCAATGGTGATGACACCGGCCAAAGCAGCCAACTACGTCTCAATTACCTACGGCCCTTTTCAGCGCTCGTTTCCGATGTCGGAGCTAGAAGAGTACGTTGCTACTCAGCAGGCAACGGGGGAATTCCGCGCCTTGATGCGCCTTGTCCCCAAAGATGACCAAGCGAAGCTCATAGAATTCTTGGGTATGAGGCTACCCTTCAATGTTGTGCAGGTGAATGGCATCCTCAATAGCCCCATTGGTAAAGACCTATTGAAGCAATTTTCCCAAGTTACTATCCGTCGCGATAAGGCCGGGGAAGTGGCGCTGCGGGGCGCAATGCTGACGGCGGCCTCCTCCCCCGAAGGCTTGAGTATGATGTCCTTCCTGAAAAACTATCCGGCAGAGACGATTAACCTTGACTTGAGGAAGCTCAACCGGATGCTCAAGGATCAGAGCGGCCTGATGGGGATGCTGGGGAACCTGCGCCCCTAG